A single region of the Lotus japonicus ecotype B-129 chromosome 4, LjGifu_v1.2 genome encodes:
- the LOC130714165 gene encoding L-ascorbate oxidase homolog — protein sequence MKQITLFPLVFLGILACWNALSVIAEDPYMFFTWEITYGTISPLGVPQQGILINGQFPGPTIEAVTNDNIVINVTNKLDEKFLITWSGIKQRKTSWQDGVMGTNCPIPPNTNWTYKFQVKDQIGTFQYFPSYKIHKAAGAFGGFNINQRSVISIPYPIPDGDFTLLIGDWYKTDHKVLRRLLDIGRSLPFPDALLINGLRDGAVFTGEAGKTYKFRVSNVGLATSINFRIQGHSLTLIEVEGAHTLQQSYESLDVHVGQSVTVLVTLSGSVSDYYIVASTRFTDPILSITGTLRYVGSNSKASGPLPIGPADGIEWSMKQARSIRLNLTANAARPNPQGSFHYGTIPITRTLVLANSKTLLNGKVRYAVNGISYVNPSTPLKLADWFNISGVFDFSTITDVPPPPGTPAKLGTSVVAINLHDFVEIIFQNNENTIQSWHMDGSSFYVVGYDIGIWTPDLRKNYNLADAVSRHTVQVYPNSWSAILVSLDNKGMWNLRSAIWENRYLGQELYLRVWNDERSLFTENSIPLNALMCGRAKHVPRLKP from the exons ATGAAGCAGATCACCCTTTTTCCTCTAGTTTTTCTTGGAATTTTGGCTTGCTGGAATGCACTCTCAGTTATTGCAGAAGATCCCTATATGTTTTTCACATGGGAAATTACTTATGGAACAATTTCTCCTCTTGGTGTTCCTCAACAG GGGATTCTTATCAATGGTCAATTTCCAGGCCCTACAATTGAAGCCGTCACTAATGACAATATCGTTATCAATGTCACCAACAAGCTGGATGAAAAATTCCTCATAACATG gAGTGGTATAAAACAGAGAAAGACATCATGGCAAGATGGAGTTATGGGAACAAATTGTCCAATCCCTCCAAATACCAACTGGACATACAAGTTCCAAGTTAAAGATCAAATTGGAACCTTCCAATATTTCCCATCATACAAAATTCACAAAGCTGCTGGTGCTTTTGGGGGTTTCAACATTAACCAAAGGTCTGTGATTTCCATCCCATATCCTATTCCTGATGGAGATTTCACCCTGCTTATTGGTGATTGGTACAAGACTGACCACAAG GTACTGAGGAGACTATTGGATATTGGCAGGAGTCTTCCTTTTCCTGATGCTCTTCTCATAAATGGCCTTAGAGATGGTGCTGTATTTACAGGGGAAGCAG gtAAAACATACAAGTTCAGGGTTTCCAATGTTGGGCTAGCAACCTCAATTAACTTCAGGATTCAGGGCCATTCTTTGACACTCATTGAAGTTGAAGGTGCTCACACATTACAGCAATCATATGAGTCTCTCGACGTCCATGTGGGCCAATCAGTGACAGTTTTGGTCACACTAAGTGGGTCAGTCAGTGACTATTATATTGTTGCATCTACTCGTTTCACAGACCCTATTCTCAGTATCACAGGAACCCTTCGATATGTGGGCTCCAACAGTAAGGCCTCAGGCCCATTACCCATTGGCCCAGCTGATGGCATAGAATGGTCCATGAAGCAAGCCAGGAGTATCAG ACTGAATTTGACAGCAAATGCAGCTCGTCCAAACCCTCAGGGATCCTTCCACTACGGAACCATCCCTATTACAAGGACACTTGTATTGGCCAATTCTAAAACCTTATTGAATGGAAAGGTACGATATGCAGTGAACGGAATTTCATACGTCAATCCAAGCACCCCATTGAAGCTTGCTGATTGGTTCAACATTTCCGGCGTGTTCGATTTCAGCACAATCACAGATGTTCCTCCTCCTCCCGGCACCCCTGCCAAACTCGGCACCTCCGTCGTGGCTATCAACCTCCATGACTTTGTAGAGATCATTTTCCAGAACAATGAAAACACTATCCAGTCATGGCACATGGATGGATCTAGCTTCTATGTTGTTGG ATATGACATTGGCATCTGGACACCTGATTTGAGAAAGAATTACAACTTGGCTGATGCTGTTTCACGACACACTGTCCAG GTGTATCCAAACTCTTGGAGTGCCATATTGGTGTCTTTGGACAACAAGGGTATGTGGAATTTGAGGTCTGCAATATGGGAAAACAGATATTTGGGACAAGAGTTGTATCTTAGGGTCTGGAATGATGAACGCAGCCTATTCACTGAGAATAGTATCCCTCTCAATGCTCTGATGTGCGGCAGGGCTAAACATGTGCCCAGGTTGAAGCCATAA
- the LOC130714880 gene encoding dof zinc finger protein DOF5.7-like, giving the protein MIQELLDGGASLIAGERKSSNNPVGGVLLPSPPSQTPSSTTTTHTTTSTPTTTTVTATTTASENQNLRCPRCDSSNTKFCYYNNYNLTQPRHFCKTCRRYWTKGGALRNVPIGGGCRKNKTIGVANSVAAKTTTSATRMKTVASELGRSPPSGLGHGSFEGEHVLPPPTHGQILWGSPQNSHLLALLRASQAQNQNQSPNPNPIAVKEEGNNNFMGHLVTDPLVSNGLLNHQYRSLGYDAHASVAGHAPTLGLCSSFFRTNIQDQAQQQQHNGGFVLGLHNHNSGIQELYQKLRSSASANNYCGDASPVFLGNVAASSYSSSMSNILEPNSVAGGGELGYWNPPTLSWSDLPTTNGAYQ; this is encoded by the coding sequence ATGATCCAAGAACTGTTGGATGGTGGTGCAAGCCTCATAGCTGGAGAAAGAAAATCCTCCAATAATCCAGTAGGAGGAGTTTTGCTACCATCACCACCATCTCAAACCCCTTCTTCCACAACAACCACTCACACCACCACATCTACACCTACAACCACCAccgtcaccgccaccaccactgcaTCAGAGAACCAAAACCTGCGGTGCCCTCGATGCGACTCCTCGAACACCAAGTTCTGCTACTACAACAACTACAACCTCACTCAGCCTCGCCACTTCTGCAAGACATGCCGCCGGTACTGGACCAAAGGCGGCGCTCTCCGGAATGTCCCCATCGGTGGCGGCTGCCGGAAAAACAAGACCATCGGAGTAGCAAACTCTGTGGCGGCCAAGACAACCACCAGCGCAACCAGGATGAAAACGGTTGCGTCGGAGCTCGGAAGATCACCGCCATCAGGGCTTGGCCATGGGTCATTCGAAGGCGAACATGTGCTGCCGCCTCCGACTCATGGCCAAATCCTGTGGGGCTCTCCCCAGAACTCTCATCTCTTGGCTTTGCTAAGAGCTAGCCAAGCCCaaaaccaaaatcaaagccCTAACCCTAACCCTATTGCAGTGAAGGAAGAAGGTAACAACAACTTCATGGGCCACTTGGTGACTGACCCTTTGGTTTCAAATGGTCTTCTGAATCATCAATACAGAAGCCTAGGCTATGATGCTCATGCTAGTGTTGCTGGCCATGCTCCTACACTTGGGTTATGCAGTTCATTTTTTAGGACCAATATTCAAGACCAAGCTCAACAGCAACAACACAATGGAGGCTTTGTGCTTGGATTACATAACCACAACAGTGGAATCCAAGAGCTTTACCAGAAGCTGAGATCTTCAGCTTCAGCTAATAACTACTGCGGCGATGCCTCGCCGGTATTTCTCGGGAACGTGGCGGCTTCTAGTTATTCCTCTTCCATGTCCAACATTTTGGAGCCAAATTCAGTTGCAGGAGGAGGTGAATTGGGGTACTGGAATCCTCCAACGCTTTCGTGGTCTGATCTTCCAACCACAAATGGTGCATATCAGTGA